In the genome of Triticum urartu cultivar G1812 chromosome 5, Tu2.1, whole genome shotgun sequence, one region contains:
- the LOC125556615 gene encoding B3 domain-containing protein Os03g0620400-like: MEKDREGERKRGDAPGAQCHRPQFPLWAWELSSAHCATAADPHPIRSTKEKKQLGVRPSLHSARRRRRRFMDAGELFNPDRGGAHGAGCDCGDCEEWRRHCYWNHDHGDGGTKQFLLFASDDKDNLCIPREVTSQLTDLIPDSEPIKLETPDGRTYSVEFAKYVLIILTTGWRDFVEANHIQQGDPMLFVYGGNSTFKVHIFNSPGRNKFLSSSEPPCDHHVPSEQVVPHPEHVDSSAHFGYTMLPGSFVTKAQDDKLLEWANTIKSGFPLFVAAMDESNVSLNDCHVYIPLWLVGQFKEEVVKIVAPDKSTYVVGAKKHNDDQIVLQSGWDRFVTDQRIQQNDFLIFIIEGGTRLKVLVLDPSGSEKTFAMGNSSKVQEKPPLPPTVTNLSSEDNEVADLSSDDEVIDPSCDDDEVVGKDTTASRREQPLRSCRAKAETMASTSCPSTKSGRKAGNSNEAGLKAPMPNKSYILSEGASLNKQQEEKVKEKVRAIGSDFPVFVRVMTVHAVWRPIQLRFCVEYGSACPLPLQQTPLLLGIEGSDMQWPSMLVVKKYKKGWWISSFWSDLVLEAGMEAGDICLVELADRSSERLRMTVHLIRKSEMQL, translated from the exons ATGGAGAAAGACCGAGAGGGGGAAAGGAAGCGAGGCGACGCGCCGGGCGCTCAGTGCCACCGCCCGCAGTTTCCCCTTTGGGCTTGGGAGCTCAGCTCAGCTCACTGCGCCACTGCCGCGGACCCACACCCAATACGATCAACCAAAGAAAAGAAGCAGCTTGGGGTCCGTCCGTCTCTCCACTctgcacggcggcggcggcggcgattcATGGACGCGGGCGAGCTCTTCAACCCAG ACCGCGGCGGGGCGCACGGCGCCGGCTGCGACTGCGGGGACTGCGAGGAGTGGAGGCGCCACTGCTACTGGAACCACGACCACGGCGACGGCGGCACCAAGCAGTTCCTCCTCTTCGCCTCCGACGACAAAGATAATCTG TGCATACCGCGGGAGGTCACAAGCCAGCTGACAGATCTGATTCCCGACTCCGAGCCTATCAAACTTGAAACTCCTGATGGCCGCACATACAGTGTCGAATTCGCCAAGTATGTCCTCATAATTCTTACGACTGGGTGGCGGGACTTTGTGGAAGCAAATCACATACAACAAGGTGACCCCATGCTGTTCGTCTATGGTGGGAATTCAACCTTTAAGGTTCACATATTCAATTCACCCGGCCGCAACAAGTTTTTGTCCTCTTCTGAACCACCTTGTGATCATCATGTGCCGAGTG AACAAGTGGTGCCTCATCCTGAACATGTTGATAGCTCAGCCCACTTTGGCTATACCATGTTGCCCGGGAGCTTTGTAACCAAAGCACAAGATGATAAATTGCTAGAATGGGCTAATACCATCAAGTCTGGATTTCCTCTTTTTGTGGCAGCCATGGACGAGAGCAATGTCAGCTTGAACGACTGCCATGTT TACATACCGTTGTGGCTCGTGGGGCAGTTCAAAGAGGAGGTGGTCAAGATTGTAGCCCCTGACAAGAGTACATACGTTGTTGGAGCAAAGAAGCACAATGATGATCAAATCGTACTCCAATCTGGGTGGGATAGGTTTGTGACTGATCAGCGCATACAACAGAATGACTTCCTCATTTTCATAATTGAGGGGGGGACTCGCCTCAAAGTTCTCGTCCTTGACCCAAgcggtagtgagaaaacttttgccATGGGAAACTCTTCCAAAGTCCAAGAAAAGCCACCACTCCCACCTACAGTTACTAACCTGAGTTCTGAGGACAATGAAGTTGCTGACCTGAGTTCTGACGATGAAGTTATTGACCCGAGTTGTGACGATGATGAAGTTGTGGGAAAAGACACCACAGCGTCAAGGAGGGAGCAGCCGCTAcgaagttgtcgtgcaaaagctGAAACGATGGCTTCAACATCCTGCCCTTCTACTAAATCAG GGCGCAAAGCTGGCAACTCGAATGAAGCCGGTTTAAAAGCTCCTATGCCCAACAAGTCATACATATTATCCGAAGGGGCGAGCCTAAATAAGCAACAGGAGGAGAAAGTTAAGGAGAAGGTCCGGGCGATTGGATCTGATTTCCCTGTGTTTGTGAGGGTGATGACGGTGCACGCTGTCTGGAGGCCAATACAGCTG AGATTCTGCGTGGAATATGGTTCAGCATGTCCTCTCCCGCTCCAACAAACACCTCTCCTACTTGGGATAGAGGGTAGCGATATGCAGTGGCCTAGCATGCTGGTGGTCAAAAAGTATAAGAAGGGGTGGTGGATTTCCTCGTTCTGGAGCGACCTTGTCTTGGAGGCCGGCATGGAGGCGGGAGACATCTGCCTCGTCGAACTGGCAGACAGGAGCAGCGAGAGGCTCAGGATGACGGTCCATCTGATCCGCAAGTCAGAAATGCAGCTCTAG